AGTAAAATCTCTGGGAGCTGACAAAGTAATTGATTATACAGCAGAGGATTTTTCTAGTACAGACGAAACATATGATGTCATCTTTGAAGCGGTAAACAAGAGTTCCTTTTCAACTTGTATGAAATGGTTAAAGAACAACGGTACCTATATAAATGTTTCTGAACCGCTACTAAGTGTTCAAATGCTATGGACTAAATTGACGAGTAGCAAGAAACTATTATTGAGCCGAAATTCACCTGAAACTTCTGAAGCATTAAACCTTCTTAAAGAACTTGTTGAGATGGGGAAGTTAAAAGTGGTCATTGACAGATATTATTCGTTTGATGAGATTGTCGAAGCTCATAGATATGTCGAGAAAGGACACAAGAAGGGAAATGTAGTTATAAATGTGGAACATAACACTTAATATAAGATGTACTAAATACACGCCTCTCCTTGAAGAATATATTAGTTCGAGTTAAGTAGTGTATCACCCTATAATAAATGTAAAGTTAGTGAAATAATGTACTTAAACTATAGGGTGTGTTGATCCAGGAAGGATTAACCGCCTTTTTTGTTGAATCCCTTATTAAACAAACGATGCAGTAATGTAGAAGAAGAAGGCACTTTCTTTCTAATATCGAAGTATTTAAAATGAAAATGAATAAGGGGGATGCAAATGACGTTGTTTAGAATATTAACTGAGGTTACAGGTGGTATGGGGATTGGCATTATACTTTTGTTGACATTTATACTTATTTTTGTCGGTTCAGCTTTCTATATGTTGAAGAAATATAAAGGATTAGCATCTCCAATGAAGTTGTCTATTGGTATTGCTATTTATTTAGTTATTTCAGCGGTACTATCTGATGTTTTATTAAATTCTTTATTATTTTCACAAGGAGAGTACATTAATTATGGTCTTGGTGCAGGCCTATTCAGACTACTGTTTAGTATTTTAGTCGGTCTACTGGTTGGCTTTTTAATAACAAAAGTAGTTTATTTCAAGGTAGTAAGTAAATCCTTATTGAGCTAAAGAAGCAGTAATGTTGAAGAAGATAAGATGAGACTTTATTAAAAAGGATGGATAGATGTGGATAAAACGTTCGAAGAATATATACTTAGTATGAATAAAAGAGCTGTTGGATATGCTAAGTCTTTTGATAAAGACTTTAATTATAAAGAGGATAACATAGAAGATTTGGAAGAAATATTAGATTATTACTCTAATGATTTAAAGAGTGAAATGCCTACTGAAAATCAAATATATTCAATGGCTTTGATATGGGGTGCTTATCTCGGACAAATGATAAAAGAACATGTCAATCCGGCACTAAACTGGGTTAATGAAGATGTATTTGATGATGGAGAAATTATTCACCTTAAATCTGGAGAAAATAGGATTTTCCCAATTGATAAGGTCTACAAGAGATTAATAAATGGTAAAGAAGATAACATAATCTCTTTTTATAAGGTCATTAAAGAAGAATTCAATAATTAAGTTTTTAGGTTAATTAAGTGGGTTGATCCAAGCAGGATTGATTCACTTTTTTAGAAACTACTTTGAAACTAAAGAGACAGTTATGTTTAACAGGGCTTAATGAGGTGAGGAATTTGTTGAAAAGAGAAATGAAATTTTTAAATCGTTTATCAAAAAGAGCCAAAGTATGTGCATCAGGAGTAATCATAAGTTTATTGAGTATTTTTATTGCGGATTCTTCCCTTATGTTTTTTAGCGTAGTTTATTTACTTGGAGTATTTTTAATCTTTATCAGTACATTTATTGGTATTGAGAAATTTAATAAAAATTCAATAGGAGAGATAATATCAAGTTTTGCTTTGGTATTAATTATGTTAGGAGTATTTGCACCTATAGGTATTAGCCCGAAATTTTATTATGTTCAATTCGCAGGAGCTACACTGATGTTGGTCGGAACAACATTAAAAAGTCCAAAAAAGACCATCGATAACAATCCTTAAACTAATACATGCGTTGATCCGGGAGGGATTAATGCTTTTTTGTTGAATTCCTTTATTAAGCTAACGGGGCAGTAATGTTGAAGAAGGGTATTGTAGGGGAGAGGAATAAAAATTGGATAAACAAAGAACTTTCTTTTATGGGTTTATTGTTGGTTTTGTATTAATGATTTTACCTATACCGCATTTTTTCTTTTGGAAAGATGTTATGGATAATGTTGAAGTAATATTTCGATATGGTGGGTTCGTTTTGATGGTAGTTTGCGGAATTCCTTTGATTATTGATGTCTTTAGGAGTTTTTTTAAATGAATTACAATAATGAGTTCCCGATTTCCAGATCGTACTGTTTGGTCAACTAAAGAGGCAGTTTAATTTAATAATGATTTATATCTTTGATACATGATTAGAGATCACATTCTTATATATATGTATGAAACTGATAGATAAAATTTGCGACATAGAATTGAGGTATTAATAAGCAAGATGACAAAGATATTTGAGGATTTTTTTTCCGAATTACAAGCAAATATAGTTTCAGCATGTTTAGATTATGTTGATGATAAAGCTGACGAAATCTTTATTTATTGCTCCTATGAACCTAAAATGTATTTTTTTGATGTTTTCTATAAAATCCACGGAGAAATAATCCATAAACACAAATTAAATCAGGTAGTTGATAATACTAACAACAATCATGTATATGATGTATCAAGAGAAAATCAGAGGTATTTATTAAAAGCTGGCAATGAATTATTCAAAAACCTGCATAAAAAATTTCTGGAGTTTAATAGAGAAATGCCTACAGAAATGAAGTTGCATTTTGATGTTAAGCATCATAAATTACATGGTAAATATAATTATGAACTAGTGTATTCTAATGATAGTGAATTATTTCTTGATAATATATTTGAGCTTTGGTATGACGAAATTAAAGCCAAAAATAAGGGTTAAAAGCTGGCAGCTTCTTATTTAAACAACGGGAGAGGAGAAAAATAACTATCTTTGTGAATAATTGCACTTAAACTATAGGGTGCGTTATGTTGAACAAGATTGTATACATTTTAGATGCGCAAATACAATAAATCAGAAAAATGGCGTGTTAAAACTGTAGTCAGTTTACACGCCATTTTAATTGTCATATATATGATATGCACACTGAAACGGAAGGGTTACATTTTTAACCGACCGGGTTAAGTTCACTAGTAAGTGATACTTATTTCCCTGATTAGATAATGTCATCCTGGTAATTATCATGTACAGGCAGGGTAATCGTAACGGTTGTTCCTTCATCAACGATGCTAGAGAAATCGATTTTGCCGCCATGGTTTTTAATGATTTTCTGGCAAATCATTAAGCCGAGGCCGGTTCCTTTTTCTTTTGTGCTATAGAAGGGTTCTCCTAGTTTATTGAGACGGTCTTCTGGAATTCCTGCTCCCTGATCCGTAACCTGAATGGAAGCTAGGTTTGCTTCTTTTGAAATAGCCACAAGAATTTCTCCGCCGTTTGTCATCGCCTCTATAGAATTCTGGATTAAATTGATTAACACCTGCTTTATTTTATCTGGTTCACAATCTATGTAAATGCTAGGTGAATCAGTTTTGATCTTAATAAAGGCATCCGATAGCGTTGCCTGAGGATTGAGCAGGTTCACAACGCCATTCACCAGAGGGATCAAATCTACATTCGATAGATTGGAAGCCTGAGGTTTGGCTAGGACCAGTAAGTCTCCAACTATTGACTCTATACGGGCGAGCTCATCCAGGATGATCTCGGCATAATCTTCTGCTTCTTCTGCTGGGTGCTCACTCAAAAGCTGAGTAAAGCCTTTTATCGCGGTCAACGGATTCCTAATTTCATGAGCGATGCCGGCTGCCATTTGGCCGATTACTGAAAGCTTTTCAGCTACCTGCAGCTGGTCCTCGGTTTTCCTTTGTTCTGTAATATCTTTAATGATGACAAGGGAAACGTCTCTGTTTTTGAATACCGTCGGGATAAGCTGCACCTCAGCTCTCTTCGAATCATTATCTTTCCGAATCAAACTGATTTCAAGGTCACTGGAGTCTCTTGAGTCCAGGCTTTCTCGCAGCAACTTATAGTCCTTTGGGTCAGTATAGTCATACAAAGACGTACCAACTATTTCATCGAAACTGGTTGCCCCCATCAATTTCTTACCCTGTTCATTAATGTAAGTCCATACACCGTTTTTTGTGATGATCCCCATTGTATCCTTGGAATGTTCAAGGAATAACCGATCTCTTTTTTGACGTTCTTTCAGTTTTTCCTCCCGATTTACGCGGTGGGTTACATTTCTTGATATGAGCACAACCTCTGTGTGTGAATGCCCCTTCGTGCTGCTAGACTCCAGCCAAAGATAATCACCTTCTTTTCTCCTGAAACGAAACATGATTTCTCCGTATTGATTGGAAGAAAAGTAATGTTCTAACTTTTCCTGGTCGAACGGATGGCAAAAATTAAAAATGGACTGCTCGAACAGCTCGGCTGACGTATAACCAAAGAGAGTTTCACAGGAGGGTGCTGTATAAGTAAATCTTCCGTCCAATGTATGACTGGAGAGAAAATCATTTGCATTCAACAGTGCTATGCTTATATCATGTAAATCTTTTATATCTGAGGTATAGGCTCGTTGAGTTTCTTCTTTGATCATGTTAAAAGCCTCCCTTACAATTAATTTCTGTATAATATGTCCGCATGATTAAAATCCACTTTCTATTTTACTAGACGAAGGACAGGAGGAACGAATATTATTTTCAATTTTTAAAAAATAGAACTTTTATCCCGATTTTAAGATGTGAAAAAAAGTTACTAAAACCTTTTTTAGAATATGTCGTCTATAACTAATGAAGGGGGAACGGTTGTGGATGAAATAACAGCAGAGATGAATGAAATTGAGAATGCGGCAGAGGCGATTGATGAAATCATGACCAGATATGGGAAAGAGATTCTGCAGCTAACGTTTTCGTATGTAAAAAATAAACAAATCGCTGAGGATTTGACTCAGGAGATTTTCGTGAAATGTTATAAATCGCTTCATACATATAGCGGAAAATCAAAGTTCCGGACCTGGCTATGGCGAATTGCTTCCAACCATTGCAAGGATTATTTGAAAAGCTGGTACAACAAGAATGTTTTTACGACCGATTATCAGCCTATTTATGATTCACTGCAGAGTGATAGTGTCGAGCAAACAGTCATCCAGTACGAAGACGATGGTCAGTTGGCCGCTGCCGTTATGGAGCTGCCAGTTAACTATCGGGAAGTGATTTACCTTTTTTATTTTGAAGAGATGAGCATCAAGGAAATCTCGGCGGTGACAGAGGTTAAAGAAAATACAATTAAGACACGTCTTAAGCGAGCGAAAGAACTCCTGAAAGAAAGATTGGAGGAAATATAAATGGAAGAACGGCTGAATAAACTCCGGAAATCTATGGAGAAGTCCATTTTTAAAGAATTAAGTTTTTCAGAAAAAATGAGAAAAGAAATTCATAAGCAAATAAACATGCCTGATGAAAGTGATGATTTGCTTACGGTAGCAATTCTGCAGCTGCTTCTTCATGAAAAAACAGGGTATGAATTGACGGGACTGCTAAGGTCGAGAGGCTTCAAGAAGTTTGAGAACAACGAGGGAACCTTATACACGATGCTACACAAGCTGGAGCAAAAACGCTTGATCACTTCCTGCTGGAAAAGTGAAGGAACGAAATTCTATCAGATTATCGATAAAGGGAGGAAATATCTCCGTAAGCATAAGAAAGAATCGTCTTCAGGCCGTATCGTCATAAATGGATTGCTGGAGGAGTGATAGAGCTATGAATAATAGATGGAATCATTTTTTAAGTGAAGTGACAAATCATATTCGCTCAAAGGAAGCGAAGAAATTTGTGGCATCAGAGTTGGAATACCACCTAAATGAGGTCAAAAAAGAATGGGTTGGTAAAGGTTTGAGTGAGAGAGAGGCGGAGGAAAAAGCGGTTAGCCAAATGGGAAATCCGTCAATGCTTGGACACGAGTTGAATAAACTTCATAAGCCCAGGATTGACTGGTGGTTGATCGGTTTGTTGGCTATTACCATGGCACTGAGCTTCCTGCCGCTGATCACATTGGGTGATGAGCTATCAGATAGATATTTAGTGATGAAAGCTATTCATGTTTTACTAGGTGTGATGATTGCAGCAACCATGATGTTTATTGATTATCGAAAATTGGAAAACATAGGATGCGTATTTTATTCTATCGGGATATTGTTTTTATTCTTATTATTAACGATTCCAAATGCGATCATAAATGGGGTTCCATATTTTATGATTGGTCCGTTCCAGATTGAAAGCCACTACTCACTGCCATTCTTGTTTCTGGGCTGGGCTTCATTTTTCAACAATCCGAAAATCAAACTATGGCAGCACTTTTTATTATTTGCTTTACCACTGATTCTTTTAATGGCAGTTCCGAACATAGCAGTTAGCTTCATCTACATCGTAATGATTTTTATAATGATGTGGTGGAGCACGATTAGTCGTAAAACTGCAACTCTCATAATGATCACGTCGATATTGGTAGTTGCAGCCTTTAGCACGTTTGCCTGGTTCACAGTGAAAGAATATCAGCTTGCAAGGATATTAGGATTCCTGAATCCCGAAAAGTATCCAGGCAGCTGGGGATATATGTATCTGCAACTGAAAGAACGATTATCCTCTGCAGGTTGGTTCGGTTCAGCTGCTAAAAGTGAACCATTACCATTCGAACATACGGACTATGCCTTTATTAATCTGACCTATCACTACGGTTATTTGTTTGCGATTGGCTTATTCGTTATTCTCTCACTGTTTGCGGCGAGGATTGTTATGATATCCATTCAAACCAACTCTGGATTTGGAAACCTGTTGCTGGTGGGCGGTGTAACACTTTTTCTCGTTCAATTCATCTATAATGTTGGAATGATGATTGGCTTGCTTCCACTGACGTCCATGTCCCTGCCATTCATCAGTTATGGATTTATCCCGATGATATTAAATGCGTTTATTATGGGAGTCGTACTGAGTGTATATCGGAGGAAGGATCTTACTTTAAATAGAGCAGCTTGATGAAGAGGGAGGAACTGTATTGGTTCCTCTCTTTTTTTTGTAGGGTAATTTAAATTGGGTTTTTATTGGCGCCCTCTTTTTGGGCATTTTGAAGGTTTTGTTCACCAAAAGGCTGTATTGGCGCCCTGTTTTTCGTATTTTTGAAGATTAAGGTCGCCAATAGGCTGTATTGGTGCCCTGATTTTCGTATTTTTGAAGATTAAGGTCGCCAATAGGCTGTATTGGTGCCCTGTTTTTTCTCATTTTGGAGATTTAGGTCACTAATGAATACAATCGTGATTCTTTCCTTTTTAAATTCAAACTGCAAAAATAAATATTTACCATTTTATTCTTTTGGTGTAAAATTACACTAAATAAATGTTTCATTGGGGGTCTTGGTAATGAAGAAGGATGCCGGGTTTATAGTTATTTATCTAATATTAATGCCTCTATTTCTATCTTTTTTCGGGATTGCGGTTTTACCGATTGAGAAGTTCGGTCCGCCAGCCCTGTTAGGGATTATCTCGATTGTTGCTATGATCATAGGGTTTCGATTTGGGAAAAGGCCGCAGGCCAAAACGTTTTATGGTCGGTATCTGCCGATTTATACTCCGCTTTTGCTGACCGTGTTTCTTGCTGCAGTTGGGATGATAATATCAAAGGGATTCTTCGGTCATCAGGTATGGGCAATTTTCGTATTCACGCTATTCCCTTTTTTGCCGAATTCGTTTATATCCGCGATGATGGGACAATTTATATACACATTTGCAGTGCCGTTCGCTTATTATTTATTCTTTTTAATCGGCTATATCGTCTCTGAACGGAGGACGAATTCTAAAGTTACCATCAGCAAGCTGAATCTGTTTGCAGGGATAGGCACCATTATCCTGTTGTTGGCTGTCATTGGTTCAATTCATATTGAGCGCAGCAAGCATATTCTTCCGCCGTCCTATGGCTTTGATTATGGAAATGGCTTTTCGAGTGTCGAACTGGAGCCGTATTATGTGACGAACCCAAATAACATCCTGCCAAAGCTTCAAAAACCGGCGAGTTTCAGTGTGGAAACTCAAAGCGAAATGCCCATTTTGGATGGGGCGGAGGCAGCGTATCCCGTTTATGCTGCATTCGCAAACGCAACCTACATAGATATTAAAAACAAAAACGCGCTTCCAACAGGTGAGGAGATTGTTAGTTTTACGAATACAATTTATGCCTTTGAAAGACTAGTATCAGGTGAGGTTGATATTTTCTTTGGAGCCCAGCCTTCTGCTTCGCAACAAAGCCTGGCAGAGAGCAGGGGGAAGGAACTCGTTCTCACACCAATAGGCAAGGAAGCCTTTGTGTTTTTTGTAAATGAAAAGAATCCTGTTGAATCCCTGTCTTCGGAGCATATTAAATCCATTTATTCTGGTAAAATATCCAATTGGAATGAAGTTGGTGGAGAGGATAATAAGATCATGGCGTTCCAGCGGCCAGCGGACTCGGGCAGCCAGACAATCATGGAAAAATTCATGGGTGATACACCGTTAATGCCAGCGCTGAAAGAAGAAGTTGCGGGAATGGGCGATGTAATGGAGGAGGTTGCCAGGTATCGCAACTACAATAATTCAATAGGTTACTCATTCCGCTTTTTCACAACAGGCATGAATCCGAATGAAAAGATCAAGCTGATCTCACTGGACGGAGTCGAGCCATCACCTGAAAACATTGCCTCAGGTAAATATCCATATGTCGTCAATCTATATGCAATTACAGTAAAGGACAACCCAAAAAAATCCGTCCAGCCTATGCTTGAATGGATGCAGGGTCCTGAGGGCCAGAAGTTGCTTGAGGAGGTTGGATATATTCCATTACAATAGGATAACGCATGATAAATCGACCAACCAAAAAGGCTAAACCTGGGTAATACCTGGTTTAGCCTTTTTTTGTCGTCGTCGACTTTATAATAAGAAGATTAAAGGTACAGACTAGCTATTCCGCCTAGCAGTAAAAGAATGGTGCCGGTTAATAGGGCTATTTTGGTAGGACGATTTGATTTATGAAAAATCCTTGAGAACATCCGTCAACACCTCGCTTAGAAAGAGTTTAGCTAACTTTAATACGTTTATGGAATGGAAAAGATTCATGTATTACAGGTAGGTGCTCTTTGTTCCATTATTCTCATATGAAAAAAGGATGGTTCCTGACTCGGAATCCATCCCCATTTGTTCATCATTAATCACCATCAAGCATTCTGAAGACTCCACCAAGGACACTGCCTTCGCCTTTGTTTTGTCCTCCGGCTTGTGGTGCGGCTGCAAATACTCTGCTGGCTAGGCGGCTGAATGGAAGTGATTGGATCCATACAGTTCCTGGGCCTCTAAGTGTCGCAAAGAAGAGACCTTCTCCGCCAAATAAGGCTGTTTTAATGCCTTTTACCATTTCGATGTCGTAATTCACGTTGCTTG
This window of the Mesobacillus jeotgali genome carries:
- a CDS encoding FtsW/RodA/SpoVE family cell cycle protein — encoded protein: MNNRWNHFLSEVTNHIRSKEAKKFVASELEYHLNEVKKEWVGKGLSEREAEEKAVSQMGNPSMLGHELNKLHKPRIDWWLIGLLAITMALSFLPLITLGDELSDRYLVMKAIHVLLGVMIAATMMFIDYRKLENIGCVFYSIGILFLFLLLTIPNAIINGVPYFMIGPFQIESHYSLPFLFLGWASFFNNPKIKLWQHFLLFALPLILLMAVPNIAVSFIYIVMIFIMMWWSTISRKTATLIMITSILVVAAFSTFAWFTVKEYQLARILGFLNPEKYPGSWGYMYLQLKERLSSAGWFGSAAKSEPLPFEHTDYAFINLTYHYGYLFAIGLFVILSLFAARIVMISIQTNSGFGNLLLVGGVTLFLVQFIYNVGMMIGLLPLTSMSLPFISYGFIPMILNAFIMGVVLSVYRRKDLTLNRAA
- a CDS encoding PadR family transcriptional regulator, with the protein product MEERLNKLRKSMEKSIFKELSFSEKMRKEIHKQINMPDESDDLLTVAILQLLLHEKTGYELTGLLRSRGFKKFENNEGTLYTMLHKLEQKRLITSCWKSEGTKFYQIIDKGRKYLRKHKKESSSGRIVINGLLEE
- a CDS encoding PstS family phosphate ABC transporter substrate-binding protein; the encoded protein is MKKDAGFIVIYLILMPLFLSFFGIAVLPIEKFGPPALLGIISIVAMIIGFRFGKRPQAKTFYGRYLPIYTPLLLTVFLAAVGMIISKGFFGHQVWAIFVFTLFPFLPNSFISAMMGQFIYTFAVPFAYYLFFLIGYIVSERRTNSKVTISKLNLFAGIGTIILLLAVIGSIHIERSKHILPPSYGFDYGNGFSSVELEPYYVTNPNNILPKLQKPASFSVETQSEMPILDGAEAAYPVYAAFANATYIDIKNKNALPTGEEIVSFTNTIYAFERLVSGEVDIFFGAQPSASQQSLAESRGKELVLTPIGKEAFVFFVNEKNPVESLSSEHIKSIYSGKISNWNEVGGEDNKIMAFQRPADSGSQTIMEKFMGDTPLMPALKEEVAGMGDVMEEVARYRNYNNSIGYSFRFFTTGMNPNEKIKLISLDGVEPSPENIASGKYPYVVNLYAITVKDNPKKSVQPMLEWMQGPEGQKLLEEVGYIPLQ
- a CDS encoding ATP-binding protein, which produces MIKEETQRAYTSDIKDLHDISIALLNANDFLSSHTLDGRFTYTAPSCETLFGYTSAELFEQSIFNFCHPFDQEKLEHYFSSNQYGEIMFRFRRKEGDYLWLESSSTKGHSHTEVVLISRNVTHRVNREEKLKERQKRDRLFLEHSKDTMGIITKNGVWTYINEQGKKLMGATSFDEIVGTSLYDYTDPKDYKLLRESLDSRDSSDLEISLIRKDNDSKRAEVQLIPTVFKNRDVSLVIIKDITEQRKTEDQLQVAEKLSVIGQMAAGIAHEIRNPLTAIKGFTQLLSEHPAEEAEDYAEIILDELARIESIVGDLLVLAKPQASNLSNVDLIPLVNGVVNLLNPQATLSDAFIKIKTDSPSIYIDCEPDKIKQVLINLIQNSIEAMTNGGEILVAISKEANLASIQVTDQGAGIPEDRLNKLGEPFYSTKEKGTGLGLMICQKIIKNHGGKIDFSSIVDEGTTVTITLPVHDNYQDDII
- a CDS encoding DUF600 domain-containing protein; translation: MTKIFEDFFSELQANIVSACLDYVDDKADEIFIYCSYEPKMYFFDVFYKIHGEIIHKHKLNQVVDNTNNNHVYDVSRENQRYLLKAGNELFKNLHKKFLEFNREMPTEMKLHFDVKHHKLHGKYNYELVYSNDSELFLDNIFELWYDEIKAKNKG
- a CDS encoding sigma-70 family RNA polymerase sigma factor, which encodes MDEITAEMNEIENAAEAIDEIMTRYGKEILQLTFSYVKNKQIAEDLTQEIFVKCYKSLHTYSGKSKFRTWLWRIASNHCKDYLKSWYNKNVFTTDYQPIYDSLQSDSVEQTVIQYEDDGQLAAAVMELPVNYREVIYLFYFEEMSIKEISAVTEVKENTIKTRLKRAKELLKERLEEI